A single window of Leeuwenhoekiella sp. MAR_2009_132 DNA harbors:
- a CDS encoding Crp/Fnr family transcriptional regulator has protein sequence MNELLNLNYGHLFEAELLKEISEIGILKEVKEGDKLMEIGQYITAMPLLISGAIKILREDSEGNELLLYFLEKGDTCALTLSFNRGQRKSEIRAIAELDTVLIMIPIQKMEEWSSTYKSWRNFIFDSYQNRLQEMLDTLDSIAFMRMDERLLKYLRDKQKLTQSNELQSTHQEIAYEMHTSRVVISRLLKKLELEGRIKILRNKIELLNLI, from the coding sequence ATGAACGAATTGTTAAACTTAAACTACGGTCACCTTTTTGAAGCGGAATTACTAAAAGAAATTTCAGAAATAGGTATTCTAAAAGAAGTAAAGGAAGGTGATAAACTTATGGAAATTGGCCAGTATATAACGGCAATGCCCTTACTTATTTCGGGAGCTATTAAAATACTACGTGAAGATTCTGAAGGTAATGAACTGCTACTCTATTTTTTAGAAAAAGGAGATACCTGTGCACTTACCTTATCTTTTAATCGGGGCCAACGTAAAAGTGAAATACGTGCCATCGCAGAGCTTGATACCGTTCTCATTATGATTCCCATACAAAAAATGGAAGAATGGAGCTCAACCTATAAATCCTGGAGAAATTTTATTTTTGACAGCTATCAAAATAGACTACAGGAAATGCTTGATACGCTAGATAGCATTGCTTTTATGCGTATGGATGAGCGTTTGCTTAAGTATTTGAGAGATAAGCAAAAACTTACTCAAAGCAACGAACTTCAAAGTACGCATCAGGAAATTGCCTATGAGATGCATACCTCTCGTGTTGTTATTTCAAGATTGCTTAAAAAGCTAGAATTAGAAGGTCGTATTAAGATTTTACGTAATAAAATAGAATTACTCAATTTAATTTAA